From the Salvelinus fontinalis isolate EN_2023a chromosome 35, ASM2944872v1, whole genome shotgun sequence genome, one window contains:
- the LOC129834202 gene encoding proteoglycan 4-like, with translation MGGKLSKRKKGYDVSDPKDKKEEITVAAVSAVEAVAHAVESKAPAPVAELAAKTAPKVSAAVEGAVESAAVTITEATEEALSAIEAVAKGATAEPAAVPDEPVAAPAEPAPTAEEPVASEEPPAAPEEPAPAAAPEEPAAPEEPVSAPEQPAAVAEEPAAAPEEPVSALEEPAAAEEPAASPEEPVTAPDKTEAPEEPAALDETVAAPKEPAVEEPVPEEPAAAPKEPAPEEPAAAPKEPAPEEPAAAPKGPAVEEPAPEEPAAAPKEPAPEEPAAAPKEPAPEKHDAAPKEPAPEEPAAAPKEPAPEKHDAAPKAPAPEEPAAAPKEPAPEEPAAASVELSAAPEKDAEATEQATEVADTTEPKPAAPEPETETVTGEAPEPEAVPEAPVEAEAASPALEEEPTTVAEAVSESATEAAAEPEAAAEPGSVLEPAAKELPLPVEESVAELEPEAADAVTEAAEPEAADVAEPIPEIIISESAAPAAAEEANAVPQEAVLDNREVVSAEEATAEPSAPEVNGECQEQAAEPAAVSAPEPQQKECVNGIDKPEHAVEVQIDCELKKDLNLTGDIQIPEAIGEAISQAIDLV, from the coding sequence ATGGGAGGCAAGCTGAGCAAGAGGAAGAAGGGGTACGATGTCAGCGACCCAAAGGACAAGAAGGAGGAGATTACTGTGGCTGCTGTGAGTGCCGTTGAGGCCGTGGCCCATGCCGTGGAGAGCAAAGCACCAGCTCCGGTCGCTGAGTTGGCAGCGAAGACTGCTCCTAAGGTGTCTGCTGCGGTAGAGGGAGCAGTGGAGTCGGCAGCGGTAACCATCACAGAAGCGACAGAAGAGGCCCTGTCAGCTATAGAGGCTGTGGCCAAGGGGGCCACCGCCGAGCCAGCGGCTGTACCAGATGAACCTGTGGCAGCCCCGGCAGAACCAGCGCCAACAGCAGAAGAGCCAGTGGCTTCAGAAGAACCACCGGCAGCACCAGAGGAGCCAGCACCAGCTGCAGCACCAGAAGAACCTGCAGCCCCAGAAGAGCCAGTGTCAGCACCGGAACAACCTGCAGCAGTAGCAGAGGAACCAGCCGCAGCTCCAGAAGAGCCAGTGTCAGCACTGGAAGAACCTGCAGCAGCTGAGGAACCAGCAGCATCCCCAGAGGAACCTGTAACAGCACCAGATAAAACAGAGGCACCGGAAGAACCAGCGGCACTAGACGAAACAGTGGCTGCACCAAAAGAGCCTGCCGTGGAAGAGCCTGTACCAGAAGAGCCTGCGGCAGCACCAAAAGAACCTGCACCAGAAGAGCCTGCGGCAGCACCAAAAGAACCTGCACCAGAAGAGCCTGCGGCAGCCCCAAAAGGGCCTGCAGTGGAAGAGCCTGCACCAGAAGAGCCTGCGGCAGCACCAAAAGAGCCTGCACCAGAAGAGCCTGCGGCAGCACCAAAAGAGCCTGCACCAGAAAAGCATGATGCAGCACCAAAAGAGCCTGCACCAGAAGAGCCTGCGGCAGCACCAAAAGAGCCTGCACCAGAAAAGCATGATGCAGCACCAAAAGCGCCTGCACCAGAAGAGCCTGCGGCAGCACCAAAAGAGCCTGCACCAGAAGAGCCTGCGGCAGCCTCTGTGGAACTATCCGCAGCACCAGAAAAGGATGCTGAGGCTACAGAACAAGCCACAGAAGTGGCAGACACTACAGAACCTAAGCCTGCTGCTCCAGAGCCTGAAACAGAGACTGTTACAGGGGAGGCCCCAGAACCTGAGGCTGTGCCCGAGGCACCAGTAGAGGCAGAAGCAGCTTCACCCGCACTGGAGGAGGAGCCTACAACAGTTGCAGAAGCTGTGTCAGAGTCAGCCACAGAGGCAGCCGCAGAGCCAGAGGCAGCCGCAGAACCAGGATCCGTCCTAGAACCAGCCGCTAAAGAGCTCCCCCTACCTGTAGAAGAATCCGTAGCAGAGCTTGAACCTGAAGCTGCTGATGCAGTAACAGAGGCAGCAGAGCCAGAGGCTGCCGACGTTGCAGAACCCATCCCGGAGATCATCATTTCAGAATCTGCTGCACCTGCTGCTGCAGAGGAGGCCAACGCTGTGCCACAGGAGGCTGTGCTGGACAACAGGGAAGTTGTTTCCGCAGAGGAGGCTACTGCTGAGCCTTCTGCCCCTGAGGTCAATGGGGAGTGTCAGGAGCAGGCGGCCGAGCCGGCTGCCGTGTCTGCCCCGGAGCCACAGCAAAAGGAATGTGTCAATGGCATTGACAAACCAGAGCATGCCGTTGAGGTGCAAATTGACTGTGAATTAAAAAAGGACTTGAACCTGACTGGCGACATCCAGATTCCTGAGGCAATCGGTGAGGCAATAAGTCAGGCTATTGACTTGGTCTGA